AAAGATCAGAAGCAAAAATATGCAAACAGGTTTTTCCATACAGTTTTACAGTTACCCTAATGGTTCTGCTCCATATTCCATACGGGATATAAACCTGTTTGTTTCTAAATATCAACATGCTTATTTCTACCATGCAGaaattgtgttttaaatgtctgattttaaatttcaaatttcaACTTTACCATCTGaagtctaattttttttttttttacttttgctttcttacGTACATTTAAAGGTTTGTGTTGAGGGAAATTGAAGCATGCAGGTCATTACTCCAGTAAGTGGTCCAAATTACCTACTATTTAAGCAACTAGTAATTGCTGAGATTTATAATTTATAGTAATCAAAACACTTCTTGAGCTTTTTAAAGTATATAATGCATTGCCTTTGTGAATTGTGGTCTTggagtccttttttttttttttaaagaatttagCAGCATTTCTAGGAATTACCGATGAATAACAGGACATGTCAGAAGTCTGCACACTCCATGTGCAGACCATTTATTGATGGTCCACTTACCATCATGCTCTTTACTTCCTTACAGTAATGGAAGTGACTCAGCCAGCAATGGTGCTGGCCAACAGACAAGGAGTTGCCAACTTGGTGTGTAAATACAAGCACATTGGGAACGCAAAGGAAATTCGAGTGACTCTGCTTAAACAGACAGGTGACCGGTTCACTGAGATTTGTGCTTCAACCTACACAACAGAGTTCAAAATGTTCAGTGTGGAAGAGGTCATCCAGTGCCACATTAGCCCTAGCCGAAGCAATGTGACCCTCACCCTCACTGGCCTGCAAGCTAATGATACTGGTCTTTACGTCTGCAAGATGGAGCGGATGTACCCTCCACCCTATTTGATGAACAAGGGAAATGGGACGCATCTCTATGTCATTGGTAAGCCAAGCAGCTTTACAATACTATGATATTCCCAAGTTAAGAGACTCGCTATTATGTCTCAAAGGTCTTCAAAGTTCTGTTTGTAAGAAGTGAGGCTGAACACTGATTCAAGTGCTAAGAATCATGATTAGCTCTTATTCCTTTCAGGTCTCCCTGCACCAACCTAAAGCAGGCACGTTCATGGACATGCAATGTATTTAGCAATGTAGAGAGTAAGGTGTATGTTCTTCCACAGATAAAGTGAATTTTCACTGAAGGTTGACTGGAGACTCAACCCTCAGTCCTGGTAGTATCCTGGGATAGCTCATGCCGGGGACAAGCAGTATAGAGGCTAACTTACTACTCTAGGGGCTTCCTCATGTGGCTGGTTTGTGACATGACTTGTGTGATATCATGTTTTAGATCCAGAACCTTGTCCAGACACTGCCATATATCTCTGGGTATTAGGAGCTACTGCCtcaggattttttctttatagtatCATCATCTCAGCTGTTCTCGTGGGCAAAGCGGTAAGTCCCATCAACTCAGTCCCATCCTGCTAATAACAACAATTTGTGTGCAAAGGataagcagaaagaaataagaacagGGAAGAACACTGGGAGCAAGCACACTAGGATGCCCCTTTTTACTGGTGCAAAACTGctacaaaaatgcaaaataagagAACTTGCTGGACCTGCCATTTAGACTTATTTATGAGTCTTTCACATTGCCAGAGCACCAGAAAGCAGTCAGCTTACAGCAGCTGGACTGACCCTTTGGCTTAGGTTTGGATACTTAGAACAGTCTGGAGTCTTGAATGCTTCAGGGATCAAAGGCAACAGTCTTCACATGTACTCTGATTTCACAACTGGTTCATACAAAAtcccaggatttttttttccttttctcactaTTCACCTCTGTGCAAAACAAATTTAAGGAGCCTTCCTCATGTGCCTGGGAGTGCGGGTGGGGAATTGTaactttcagcattttttactTCACTTCTAGAAATGTATGCACTAATGCAAAGGCATGTGAAATGTAGGCCTTGGTTGCCTCTTTCCATGGGGTCTTGAGAACTCACAGTCTGTTAGAAATAAACTGAAAGCTTTTAAGCCAAACTATAAAACCAAACAGTATCTCTGTCCCATATTTTTCTATCTGCCCTTCTAGTCCCTAGAAGCTAAATAAAACTTCCCAGTGAGAACCAACTCTGAACTCTGCAGCAGGAAGACCTTCAAACAGCTACATGAATGGCAGGAGACTGTTTTTTCCTAAATGGCCCCTATAATTCCTAATTCTCCCTCAAATGGTCTCAATGGATGTTCTACAAAGAGAGGTGACAGGGAAAGGTGCCTAGAGTACCTTCTACTGAGTAAAAGCAGAACATCCATCAGTTTTCTCTAGAATGTGCTGGTCAATTATTATTCTGTGATCACTTGTTTATTTTACTGCCTTTCCACATTTTACAGATAAAGAGAAGACGATGTCTCACTACTGGGGTATACGTGAAAATGCCCTCTGAAAAGCTAGAGAAAAAAGTGATTCCATTCCACATCACTGTTAACTAAAACAAGGAAAGAGTGAGACAGTTTCCTAACTGGGATGAAGAGTCTGCTAATTCACTTAgggtaaagaaataaaattaattgtcCTATTACAAAGGTgtaagggaaggagagagaatattCTTTGTAACTTCTATGTTTTGGAGGAGAATAAATAGTTTACGCATTAATTTTCAAGGTTAAGCCTGTCACATAAAAATGGCTACATTAGGCCATTGATTCTTTGAATTGTATTGTACCAATATGTTGTCTATATATATAcgcacatatatatatgcatagcATTAAGAGCTATTGCTATTGCAGCTAAGCATATTACTGTCAAATTTCACCATTTCTACTGATCAACTGAAATCCAAACACTATTATTGCAGAGGCTCGTGTTTATCATTGCAAGGCTAATCCTATAGGTCTGAGAGGCAGAGGCAGAAGAGCACACTAATGTACAATGGAATGTTGACTTGTTTTCCTGCATTGCTATTTATTGGTCCCATTTCTGGCATTAGGGCTCTGCACTTCCAGAGAGGCATCACTGGAGGCTGACACTGATGACACTCCTGCTCTAAAAGCCTGATCTCAGCTCATTTCACTGGCATTGCACTGTGCTGGCATCAACACTGATGATATTTGAGCCAGTGCTGACAGCTGGTTGGAAAaaagagctgcccagcaggagcCCTCTTAGGCTGTTTCTAGGAGGAtattccagctctgctggggcctTACATTTTACAAATGCTAAATTAGCATCTATCCAAAAGGCAGAACTATGTTGCTGTGTTTAACTGAGTCtattttccatgaaaatattGATAGTGTATAATCTTGTTTATTAAATATGTACCATTCAATAAAAATCTTGAAGCTTTGCCCAAATTCAAGTTAATTTGTTATTCACCTTTctcagaagaaacaggaagtgGCTACATGTTAGAAAGCAGCGATGACAAGATGAACCTTTCCCCTCTGACCCCGTGTTTTGCTTCTGAGGGAGCCTGTGTGCTCATGCCAACACTTACTTTCTTAGCTCTCCTCCTTGGGGGGTTCACCATCAAAATCTGTTAAGTCTGCTACTCCAGCTAAAGCTGCTCTGGTGTGGTTTAGAGACACCACCACTCGCCTTTTCACTTCCAGCAAAGTTACTTGGAGAAGGTAGCCATAATGACTTTGAAAGCATCTCCTGTACATGTTTATACAAAAAACACGTCCTAGTTTCAAATCCTGATTTCTTTGCACCTCTTTGACATTCTCACTACATGTTAGCTGACACACAAAGCTGCTGGAGCTTAAAACTATTTCATAATTCTCTGCTTCTATCTACTACTTTGACTGTGCTAGCTAAATTTCACCTTGCAATAAAAACACCTGGCAGCATGTGTCTGTTTCACAGCTGCAAATGGAGCTTCTTGACTCCATAACTGTGAACCCAAATCCCCACAGCCCTCTACATATATATCACTGCAAAATAACTGAATTTCTGCCTGTTCAAGTGCAGCCTGATCAGAGAAGTGTGTTCCATGATTGGTAAAAATAGGTCTGACCCACACATCCACTTGTGCAAGCCAATAAATTTATCCTGACAAAGCAAGAATCCAGGGCAATTTTTTTCCACCACAGCAAGTAGTAGCTCAGATATCCCCTGAATCATGTGTCTGACTCCTAAGCAGGAAtcaactattttttctttttattttccttgacaGTTCCTATATGCTAGGACCAATAATTTAGCTGACTTAAGCAATCTAAAAGCAGCTCAAGTaaagtattttctaaatttATCTCTCCTGGGTGAAGAGATGCTTTGGACCTGTATCAACAAGCTCATGACCTCTGTCCACAGCTGGCTGTGAACCTGTGTCCCTGTAGAACCTGCATATGTTCCAATTCACCTTCATTTCTGGCAATTAAGTTGACCATGGAAAGGCCTTCTGCAACCCCCTGGAATAATCCGACTTAGTACACTAGCATTTCTTTAAGACATGCAACCTGTAATGACCAATAAGTAATTCTGCCTTAAATAAGCTGCAGGTTGCTAAATTACCTGAATGGCAAAGGTTATGGGAGAGCAGAAACACTCATCTCACATATGGCATTAGTGAgaatttgttgttgttcctgCACTTAAATAATTCCTGTTACGATGTTTACTAATGATGCTTCATCCAAATTGTCTGGCTGTTTTGAACTTCTCTTCTCAGTAGCTACTTTGGAGAACCTTCTcttatttctgcagtgcttaattttctcttgctttccttaCCACTGTAGCAGCCTTCCCAGAGCTAAAACATGATGCAAGTACACGTTATCATTTTCATTCTAAGTGAGGTTCTGGCAGGGTACTAGGTGCACTCAAATCAGCAGATGAATCAATGAAGATCAAAGTGAGATTTCAGTTCAGATTTTATTGACAATGATACTCTCATAATTTATATCTGGCACTATCGAGATGAGTGGAGCCTAAGTGCCCACAAAGATAATATTTATACCTATCTCCATAGGGTTCACATAGCAGTTAGCTCTGAAAAGTGCTGCTCTCCAAGACCTTGAGCTCTATGCTCAAGCTCCTGTGCTCTGTACATCCCTGATACTTGGAGAACATCTTGCTACAATCAACACTCAAAAGAATTTGATGAATGCAAGTCAGATATAGTTTTCTGTCAGGCCACAGTAGTACCAATACAAAAGCTGCAAACTCTAGGTCAGTATACATCCCAGAAAATGCAATCAAGAGGAAATCCTGACTCTCTGGGAAGAGTGTGAAAAGCAAAGGTGAAAGGATTTGGTCTCAGAACCATGCTCATTAGAACAGTGAGTTGAAAAGCATAACTAAGCATCTTACCTGGACAATCACTGTCTTCTTCCTTGTGCTAGACAAAAGCTACAGCTTGGGAGTGAGccctgaaaaataaaccagaaaatgtaTCAGTTTTTCTGGTGACAGGAACGGTGTGAACCATTACTGAAGAGCTCTGCCTCTAGGAGAGGCATAAATAGGAATCAGACAAAGGATCCAACAGTTTTATAATTAAATCCAAACCAAAGAAGGCTGATATCaagcattttttatatatatagtatatataaagcattatattttttatatataaagcattttattttatgcattaCTAAAAACAGTCTATTCTTGATATTCGTAAATTGCATGCTTGCTTGAACAAATAAATGGTACTTTGAGCTAACTTCTCTCACAGCTAGGCTGTGGGGCCTCTACAGTCCCTAAGAGGGTAACATAAATTTTGAATACTGGTTTCTGGCTGGGAGGGAGATGGGGGGGAAGAggtgaaattcagaaaaatttTGAGCTgcagagaataaagaaaaaattaaatactaagCACCATAATCTGCTGATTCTGCAGATTCCTGACCATGGCTTAGGCATAATTATTCCTGCACTTCTACACACATTCAGCATTTAAATGACTTTGTTATAACTttgtgtgaatatttttttgtgaCTGATAAGTGTCTTATTTAGAGGGTACTTTTATACTGTATAGCAAAGAGGAATGGTAAGGAACTGTGGTACGTTTGAGCACATAACAGTTACTGATAAATGCTCCAGTAACTGAGAATTTTCTCTGAAGTTGGTTTaaaatttgttgttgtttactAGAGAGACAGAGCAAGGAAGAGTTCAGGTAAGAGATAAAACTTTGTTTGGAAGCACTAATAATTCCTGTTGATGTGACATGGCAAATGCTTCCCTGAAGGAGGGGTTCATTAACCACTCAAAGCTTCACTattctttccttatttttaacttttaaaatggagATTCCTTTCTATTTCCATAGGCAGCTGTTTTAATCACAGTCATAGCTTTATATCtcaatgaacatttttttagtGGTTATGAAGATACAGTCAAACAAAAAAGTTCTGTTTCCTCCCTGAGGGTTCTTCATCATTCTCCTCTGGCTGTTGTTTTGAAAAGGTAGTACTTTAAAAAGTTCAGTTTGCTCTACTTCATTTGCTGCTCTGGGGTAGGATGTTTCTACACAACACCACTTCTGTTCTATCAGCCACATGATACAACTGAGGTCCTAAACCTTTAAGTCACTTTTGTTCACAGAAGCAGTAACAGGCAagcttcctgcagcagaagcatttttcaATATAAGCATATTgcaaatagaaaacaaaaagatgcaGTCAAAATGACAATTCAAAGAATCTGGATGAATTCTGCTATAACACAATATTTATAGGCACACAACTTTCTTACAAACATGCTACGTAATACTTTTTTATTCACTAGTGAAATTGATAAGAAAGCAAATCCTACTTATTAGCTACAATACAGACAGTTCAGTAATTAATGAAAGATTGACTGTTTACGATTAAAAAGAATGTATtgatggctttttattttcattacaaactCTTTACACACAAGGAAACCACTATAGCAATCTTTCATATCATTGACAGTAACTGCACAGATGCAGTTGTCCAGAGTTGTGCTGCCAGAGTGCAAGAAAAACATGTCACAATGCTGAGAAATCATGTATCAGGCAACCTGTCAGCTACAGCTTTGAGTAAATAAGTCCATTTTGAGATGTTTCTTTTAACATTGGACTGTCAGGGCTTTTTCAACAAAAAGCACGactgtatttttaaggaaaatggaATTTCTCTCAAAATTATATTCCAATAGGTGGGACTTCAAGATGACCACCTTCTGTAGCAGGGTGTGTGATGCAACTGGGAGAGCTTAAAACAACTGGTTGAACTATGCTGTGTTGTGGGTGAAGTTTATCAACATTCATGCTCTGCCCTGTGATGCAGTAGCTTATGTTGATAGCTGGAACAAGCAGCAGGATGTTTTGTTCTTCCCAGTCCAGATCCTGGAATGTGCATTTTCTATGGGAAATTAATGTTAATGCTTGGGCTGAGAGCTCTGAAAGAGTATTGCCATTTACATGAAGAATACAGgattactgttttaaaataaataatagtatCTAGACTGAATACTCCATGTTTCTTTCAAATTAGAACTGAGCAGCCAGACCCCAAAGACTCCTAAAGTTCAGTACACACAGACAATAAATTAATCCTGCTCTACATGAAAAAGTTTGTTAGACCTTAGTCCTGCTTTTAGAGATTCTGCTTGAGGATTTGTAGCTTCCTTGAACTAGCAATGAATGAGGCCAGTAGAAGTACTGCTTACTTTTGTGCAAACTAGAAAGTCTCCCTCTGCCATATAAGGAGATTGGTATGTACTAACTCCCACTGTacttgatgatgatgatgcaaGTGCCCAGCATTAACAATAACAAATACCTCAACCTCCTTCTCAACCTGTGAAAATTCTCACTGACAGTGTCTGTTGTCTTTCAGCACACTGCAGAGACCTCTGTTCATGTGCTGGTGCACGGGGAAAGCCAAAATGTTTCACATTCTGTAGAAACTCTGATACCTGCTTGCCACAATCTTTAGCTTCTGCTATTGTAGTCTTTTTACTCCATTTgaaccaaaacaaatacaacaaaTAGGTAATGAAAAGTAGGCCTTCTCTTCACCTGCACTAAAAACAGTGTTAGGCAGTACTATGGAAACACAAAACCTCATCTAATTGATTTGCATTATACAGGTAAAAAAATTAGATGTAatgagcaggacaaaaaaatgtagaaatagTTGGGTGGGAAAACAAGAACCAAAAATAATCTGCACTTGAAACTGTCACAAAACATAGCATGTTAGCAGTACTTAATCAagatcagaaagcaaaacacttcGTTTCTCTGTAAGTTATAAAATCCTTCTGGTAAGTGACACTCTGGAAATACTTGATAGCTCATAACTGGCTGACTTAATGTTTTACATGCAGGAAAGATGGCTAGAAGAGTAGTAATCAGCAGAATAATTTGGTTTCATAGTTGAGCTTTGATGAGGTGTTACATCGTGTGGGTAGCATTTATAAGCGCTCTCTCACTCTTAATTCTGTAGCAAAGATGACTGACTCCTTCACAAATTAAtagtattttcctttcccttaaAATGCTAAACTAAttatgtaataattttttatctAGTCTTTTTATAGTAGTTTCATTAAGATGGAACATCTTTTaagctcttttctctcttcatctCTGTGCAATAATATATCATTCTAATAACTTTTCAGTAAATTCTAAAGTCATGTTATTCCCTCTCCCATATGTAAGCCACAGGCACATATCCTGTGCAAAAATTCTTCACATTAACATGTGGGCCAactgctgaatgaagtgggTGCCCTGCTGACAAAGGATATGGAGAAAGTGGAGTTACTTAATTCCTTCTTTGCCTCGGTCTTTACTGCTAAGGCTGACCCTCAGGATTCCCCAGATCACAGAAGTTGGGAGAGATGAAGACTTAACCTTGATTGAAGAAGACTAGGTTAAAGATAAGTTAAGGAAACTGGACATCTAAAAATTCATGGGCCCCCatgggatgcacccatgtgtgctgagggagctggcagaattCATCATTACActgctctccatcatctttgaaaagtcctggaaaatgggagaggtgcctgaggactggaaaaTACCTAATGTCACTCAActcttcaagaaggacaagaaaCAGGACCTTGGTAACTACAGatcagtcagcctcacctctatTCCTGGAAAGACAGTGGAGCAGCTTATTCTAaaggtcatctctaagcacataGAAGAAAAGGgggttatcaggagtagtcagcatggattcatcAAGAGGAAGTCATGTCTGAacaatctgatagccttctatgatggtgtgacAGAATGCATAGATGCAGGAAGAACAGTGGATGTTGGTCttccttgactttagcaaggcttttgacactgtctcccataacatccttgtggataagctcaggaagtgtgagcTAAAAGAGtagacagtgaggtggatcaagaactggctaaacaatagagcctGGAGTTGTGATCAAcagtgcagagtccagttggagacctgtgactagtggtgttaCCCAGGGGTCAATATtgggcccagtcttattcaacatcttcgtcaatgatctggatgaggggatagagtgtatCCTGAAGTTCACTAATGATACACAGCTGAGAGGcttggctgatacacctgaaggctgtgcagtcATTCAgagagatctagacagactggagagctgggcaaagatgaacctaGTGTGGTGCAACAGAAGTGTAGGGTCCTCCACCTGGGGAGAAAAGCCACCACACACCAATgtagattaggggttgacctgctagaaagcagccccatggagaagaaccttggggtcctggtggacaagttatccatgggacagcaatgtgcccttgtggccaagaaggccaatggtatcttaGGGTGCATTAAGAATAATGTcaccagtaggtcaagggaggttatcctccccctctactctgccctagtaagaccacatccagagtattgtgtccagttctgggctcaccagttcaagagggatagggatatactggaaagagtccaacagagggctccaaggatgattaagggacagaAACATCTGTCATTTGAGGAAAGGCTATGagatctggggctgtttagtcttgagaaaagaagactaagACAGGgccttattaatgtctataaatacctgaagggtggatgtcaagaatgggccagtctcttttcagtagtgcccagtgataggacaaggggaaatggcaccaagctacaacacaggaagttccctACGTGTTCCtactgcagcagggaggttggactcaatcttcagaggtctgttccaacccctatgattctattataatAGTTTACACTGTAGTTTTCAGATTAACTTCCATTGTTACCCATGTTTTTACTTCATATTTTAACATTAAGAAAGACCAGGCTTCCATATACTTTTTCTAAATACAGCCATTGATCTACTACCACTGATCACAAGGAAGTTTTGGTTGTTACATGGAAGTGAAAATTGCTTTACTCTCAGATTTCAGATGCCTCAGTCAGAAATACAACTTAAGCATTTGTTTTGTAGTTCCTGGAAAGACAGTCACAATGCTAAGGGTGGATatgcatttcctttctcctctttttcaatGCTGGATGCTCCACAGGACCAGACTGTTAGTATCTCAGCAAACAATTATGTGAggcaggaggggacacaggCTGTCTCTCATTCAGTAGGGAGATGACACGCAGAGGAGGGTAACAACCTGCATGGCATCTGAAGGAAAATCAGGCTGCAAAAGAAGGtctggaggaagagagaggaacTGTCTACACACAGCATGAATGTCGTATCTAAATGTGTTGCCTTTTTGTATTATTCTCCCCAAAAGAGTCTGTTTAGATGGGACAACAATGGATGCTTTAGGTGTTACTTTCCAACATGCAGAACAAGAAATAGCATCCAGACatatgaagtattttaatttaataccCTCTATCACTGATAAGCTGCTCATATTAAAcattgtatttatattttggCAAATGTTTGTGTATaggaaaattctgaaaaaataaatttgttagtatgtcaaaattaaatatttgatttctttgaaatagtgttttactttaaaagttaCCTTAACCAGATAGAATGTATATCAAAACTGTCTGCCAAAcgtacaaatatatttttctcagaTTCCTAAGTTTGTCAAAATTTCAGATTCTTTTCAGATTGGATGGTAAATTAAGAACTACTTATCATAAATCTAGTCCTTGCAGAAGTGCAGAGATTGTGTCAAATCTGTAAAGAAAGATAATGAAGCCTTACTATTACAAAAGCCAGATGAACCACATGTAGTAGAAACTCATGTTTATCTTCTTTTCTCACCCTCACAATAAAACTTAATGTCTTTATGAGTTGTCCTGAAGGACAGTATATGGATTAAAAGCATCAACACTTGTAGCTAACTACTCAGACTATCACCAAAGCTCACTCATGTGGCTTTAAGTTCATGAATAAATCACAAAATCTTACTCATCACATAATAGCAAAAACCAAGTTCAGTTTAGTAAAACGTTTAAGTGTTGCAGACAGTTGTCCTGCAGCAGAACTGGAAGAGCAGAAGCTAGAAACAGCCTATTGTATGTGAAGCAGGTACTGTGGGAAAGCAGAATTAGGATTTATTAAATGTATACAatgaaatacagtaaaacagaaatacacatACAAAACATGTATAGTTCTATACTGAGTATGCCTAAAGGCTTGCCATGCTACCTAAACttgtattttataataaaaactCTTAAACCTGTCACTTAGAAATACATTGTCTTGACATTCATGTatcatttgaaaaatgaagtgttGCTGGTCTGTGTAGTTGCTAGAAAATATTCCTATGTTttgcaaaatgctgttttcagttcttttaaCATGAAACTGATGTTCTGATTATATATGATCACTAGAGACATCATGATATTTTTGTATTCATAAAGTATTGAAAGGGAATACCCCAGCAAAATCTCAAATCAAGACATCTCACGAGTCATGCAGAGTCCTTTTTAGCTCCTGCCCTAATTTCTTCACTTGGGTATGCATGAGTACATGGTTGCCACTTCCTAGTGGTGGGCGAGTGGGTCCTATTAGTCACTTTTACATAATTAGAATTGGCCAGAAAGTTCATACAGAGAATgccaatttatttaaaaaaacaacaaaactgtgCGCATTTGTGGTGCAGTTAAACCATTTTTGACAAAACTCTTCTTGGGTCAAAGTTAGATGTTCAGTTCAGTGCCAGAGAAAGGAACAAGAGCCACTTGCCTGAAGGCTGTGGGACTCAGCTGGCAAGTGAGACAGATTGCTGCTGCCTGATCCCATAAAGGCAGGAACAGGCCCAGACCACTGACCATGGTAGCAGATGGTCACTCTCTCTGCACTTTCAGTGGAAAATTTTGAAGGCTAGCAACCCTTccttatttttactgaaaacctGTGCAAGAGTGCAATTTTGTACTGATAGAGATTGAGAAATTCTTACCTTGAGACTTCACAAGTTTAATAACAAtttatttgggatttttgttttcgTTAGTCTGTTGCATTAAAGCTCTCCGAGGTTGCTCAAGAGGGCATGCTATTAACAACACTGTCCCATTACAGCATGGATCAGCAGCAGACTTAAAGTACCATGAATACTTCTTGAAACACAAGTTAGAATCATTGTTTTCAACAACTGACACTTAAACATCCTttgttcaatatatttttacatcagAAGGAACTGTATAAGGTTGGAATCCAATAAGCATCATACTTTCTTATGCAATAAAGGTTTCTGATTTGAAAAACTCATATGTAACTCATATCACCCATTTAGGTGCTGCTACCTACCAAGGATTAGTCTTTTCAATCCATTTCCAGATGGAATTTTATCTATGCTGATAATACCGtgtttaaatttttcttttccctttccaagtCACACACATTGCAGTCATGCTTCTTATTCATACTCTTTGTAAGTATTTAAGCAAGAGATATCCTCCTAGCTTATCTTCTTGAAACTGGCAAACTATGTAGCAGACCATGTTCtcagctctgagctctgctgcagctaaCTCACCCTAGGACAGATTTTCAACAGCAAGAACAGGCTGTATAGATGCATTCAGTGTCACCAAAGCAGTCTGCACTAGACATACTATACAgagaattttattaaaaaaaggtctCCTACACTTCTTAAATTCAGGTGATTCAGACTTCTTTAATGGGCCTTGAGTTTGCCCCTGTAGGTTCATTCCTCTTCCTCATACTCACTTTTAAATCTGTAAGTTTCTGCCTTTGTGAGCAATCTAGACCTTACAGGCTACTGTATGGTCAGTTTTGAGTGAATGCACAGATAGCTGCTGTTATAAAATGAATctctagcatttttttttcc
This is a stretch of genomic DNA from Apus apus isolate bApuApu2 chromosome 6, bApuApu2.pri.cur, whole genome shotgun sequence. It encodes these proteins:
- the CTLA4 gene encoding cytotoxic T-lymphocyte protein 4 encodes the protein MLSIFVTVGFLCTATAIAEVMEVTQPAMVLANRQGVANLVCKYKHIGNAKEIRVTLLKQTGDRFTEICASTYTTEFKMFSVEEVIQCHISPSRSNVTLTLTGLQANDTGLYVCKMERMYPPPYLMNKGNGTHLYVIDPEPCPDTAIYLWVLGATASGFFLYSIIISAVLVGKAIKRRRCLTTGVYVKMPSEKLEKKVIPFHITVN